TCCCTGCAGTTTCGCAATTCAGCCCCTGCTGGCAGCAGCAGCTTTGGCAGCCCATTTCTCACATCTAGCTCGCTCCGATTTCATCCcaacacttccaaaacatgctAATCTCTATGCCCAAactaccaatttaatttggaagtatttaattttcaattttgtattaatttgatcattttgaccAAATCGACTAGAATTTCAGCAATAGAGTAATAATGGCAATTGGAGTTCTTTGTCACTTCGATTCCATTCGAGCCTACTCATTCACTTCCAAAACATGTCCAATGATGTCCTCAAGCCACTAATTAAGTTTAGAAacctttaattttcattttagcattattgtgatcaatttgatcacaattagctcgAGATAATTTTCAGTCtattacaatctcccctccttaaatagtttcgtcctcgaaacttaaattcatacatCAATTCTCCTGGTTAAATAGATGTGGGTAGGATTCGCGCATAGCTTCTTCCAATTCCCAAGTGGCCTCTCGTCCTGAGTGATTGCTCCATTGCACTTTCACGTAGGAAATGGTGCGATTTCGCAATTCCTTTACTTCGCGATCCAAAATACATATTGGATATTCTTCATAAGCCATGTTCTCCTGCAACTCCACTGGCTCATACTCCAAGACATGTCCTGAATGATGTACATACTTGCGAAGATTTgaaacatgaaatacattgtgaatCCCTTCAAACTTTGGCGGTAGAGCCAAACGATAGGCTACTGCTCCAATGCGCTCTAGGATCTCGTAAAGTCCAATGTATCGAGGACTAAGCTTTCCTCGAACTCCAAATCTCTTTATCCCGGGCATTGGCGACACCTTCAATAACACTCGATCGCCAACTGCAAATTCCAAGTTCTTTCGACGCTTATTTGCATAACTCTGTTGCCGTGACTGAGCTGTCAATAATCTCTAGCGGACCAGGCGTACCTTTTCCTCCGCCTCCTGGAGTACATCAGGACCAAGAACAGTCCTTTCTCCTACctcactccaatggatagggGATCGACATTTTCTCCCGTATAaagcttcaaacggtgccattgcGATACTtccttgataactgttattatatgcaAACTCGGCCATCGCTAAGGAATCATGCCAACTCCCTCTgaagtcaagtacacacgcccgtagcatatcctccaaaatctgaatcgtcctctccgactgtccatcggtctgaggatgaaaagtTGTACTAAAGTCAAGACGTGTGCCAAGAGCATCCTGTAAACTCCGCCAGAAGTGAGATGTAAACCGCggatctcgatcagatacaatcgacgtCGGGACTCCGTGTAATCTCACTGTCTCGTCGAGGTACACCTGTGCTAACTTGTCCCCTGACCAAGTCACatgaatcggcaagaaatgtgccgatttcgtcaaccgaTCAACAATCACCCAAATGGTATCATGTCCAGCCTGTGATCGAGGTAATCCAATAATGAAGTCCATCGCAATGTTCTCCCACTTCCAGACTGGAATAGGCAAGCTCTGTAACTTTCCCGCGGGAAATCTGCGTTCAGCTTTAACTTGCTGACAAGTTAAACACTGCGCCACAAACTGTCCAACATCTTtcttcatcccaggccaccaatacTGTACTTTaagatccttgtacattttagtgccccCTGGATGTACACTGTAGGGTGACTGATGAGCCTCCTGTAGTATAGTCCTTTGAATCGCTTCATCTTTAGGCACGCACAACCGGTTGTGAAACCGAAGTGCTCCGTCAGACCCCACTGTAAAAACCTCCCCTCGcccgctctcaacttcacacCGCACTTTTTGGAGATACGGATCTAAAGATTGCTGATCTTTAATCCGTTCCAACAAAGTTGGTTGAACAACTAGGGCGGCAAGAATAGCTGGTACATCTGGAGCTACTACCTCAAGGTCAAACCGCCACATTTCCTTCCACAATGACGGTTGGTGGGTGATCATCATAGCCAAGTTCTCCACTGACTTCCTACTCAATGCATCTGCAACCACATTCGCCTTTcctgggtggtatagaatattaacatcataatctttcaacaattctaaccaccgacGTTTTCGCATATTCAATTCTTTCTGGGTAAATAAATACTTCAGGCTTTTGTGATCAATATAAATTTCACAATGCTCGCCATAAAGGTAATGTCTCCACAACTTCAgtgcaaagatcaccgccgccaattccaaatcatgaataggataattcttttcatagttCTTCAACTGGCGAGACGCATAAGGAATCACTCGACCACTCTGCATAAGTACACACCCAAGTCCACTATAGGAAGcgtcactataaaccacatagcTTTCTCCCGAAACCGGCAATGCAAGAATAGGCGCCGAAGTCAACCTTTCTTTCAACTCTCGAAAGCTACGTTCACATTCTTCACTCCAAACATACTTAACTCCTTTATGTGtcaggcgcgttagtggagtcgtAATCTTCGCgaatccctccacgaaccgcctataatataccgcaagtccaagaaaactgcggatttCAGGAAcagtcgtcgggcgaggccaatctttaattacCTCCACTTTCTTTGGGTCAACAGAAACACCTCCCtcagaaatcacatgccctaaaaATGCGACCTCTCgcagccaaaattcacatttcttcaatttggcatatAACTGTTTCTCCCAAAGAATTTGCATCACCgttctcaagtgttcctcgtgctcctcattacttcgagaaaagatcaGGATATCATCTATAAATACCACTACACACTGATCCAACAGTGGCTTAAAGATCctgttcattagatccataaatgctgcaggggcattggtcagcccaaacggcatcactgtaaactcgTAATGACCATAACGAGTGCGGAACGttgtcttgtgcacatcctccggTTTGATCTTCAGTTGGTGGTAACCCGATTGAAGATTAATCTTCGAGTACACCCGtgatccttgcaactgatcaaataagtcatcgATTCGCGGCAACGGATATTttttcttgatcgtgaccttgttcagTTCACGGTAATCAACACACAGTCGAAGCgttccgtctttcttctttacaaacaaaACAGGAGCTCCCCAGGGTGATACACTAggcttcacaaagcctttatccatcaaatcctgcaactgagctttcaactctCTCAACTCAGctggtgccattctgtacggagccttcgaaattggcgccgtcccgggaaccaagtcaataacgaactcaatttcccgatccggcggcaatCCCGATAACTCCGCAGGAAATACATCAGGAAACTCTCGAACCACTGGAATGTCACTCAGTGCTGGAAGTTCCTTTTGAGTCTCCACTACAGTCGCCAAATAGGCCGCACATCCACTACAAATCAACTTTCTTGCTCTTGTCGACGATACAGTCAGTGCGAAGAGCGAACTCTTGCACGCCCGATAGACAACTTCTTTTTGCCCGGGTTCACGAAAAGTAATTACTTTACTTtcacaatcaatcgtggcatagtaCTTTGTAAGCCAGTCCATCCCAAGGATCACATTAAAGTCTTTCATGCGACTTAGCACTAGCAAATCTGctgcataatccaatcaccaaCCTGTACTGGACACGCCGCACACACTTCGTGAACACTAAATGTGTGNGCTCAGGGGCATATACCCACCAGGCATCAGCACTATCCGAAATCTCAATGTCATGCGTCTTAGCAAATGagctactgatgaatgaatgcgatgcacctgtgtcaaataatgcacgagatCTAGTGCCATAAAGTAaaacaatacctgccacgacgtcatcAACTACGGCCGGCTCCTCTGCCTGGGCTGCAAATACACGACCACTCCGTGCAGGTCGAGGTGTGTCCATATGGGTACTCGGTGCAGGCCGGGATGGCTCGTACTGACGTGGCACAAAAGAACGTCCAACTGACATAGCAGGTGGTAGACCAGAACGCTGTCTGGAGGGGGACTGGATTGAAGCTGTGGACTGTGCAGGTGATGCTCCCCTCCGGCAATCACGAATCATATGTCCTGGCTGACCATACTTAAAACATTTACCTTCCCGCTGTGGATAAGCCATCGGTCGATGATTTCCGCCGCATATCACACATCTCGGGGTACCTCGACTGAGAACGTGGATACCGAGAGGGCCGTTTAGAGCTCGACTGTCCCCCAGCACCACTAGTagtcctcttcttttctttttctctttctcgttCTCTCTCAAACGATTCGCGTTCGTCACGCGCAATCGCATTCCCGCGCTCAACCCAAAGAGCTCGATCTAGAACTTCCTCAAAAGTTTTTAACTTTGGAGCATTGACTGTCCTGAATATGTCAGGTCGCAACCCCCGCTCAAAGCAGTCCGCTCGATCTCGATCTGTATGAACCATCCCCGGCACACAGTTCACCAAATGAGTAAATTTCCGTTCGTACTCCCGTACCGAACGGTTTCCCTGTCTCAACTTACGGAAGTCTTCcttcattttccttttatcACTGTCGGGAAAGTACTCCATAAATAACATCTCTCGAAACTCCTCCCAAGTGAGGGGTGATAGGTTTGATGCCCGTTTCTTCTTGGCCTTTTGCCACCAAATTTGTGCATCTTTCTCAAAGCAGTGTGCCGCCAAAGGAACCTTATCCCTTTCCAAAGTGTAAATATCCTCGAATAATGCCTCCATCGCTGTAAGCCATGTCTCCACTACCCACAGATCTGCTTCTTTTCCATCAAACATAGGCGGATTAAACCGCATAAATGCCTCTAGTACCTTTATAAATCGCGCGCGCTCAGCCTCTAACGCGGTCACATCAGAACCAGAGGGCCCAGAAACCACAGGAGGAACAATCGGCGGAACAGGAGGCACGAACGTCAGTGCCTCGGATACGGGTACATCCTGACTCCCCGGTGCTGCTGTCATCGCCTGTCGCGACATTAGATCCTGTAAACTCTTTATATGCTCCCCCTGTCTCTGCATAGCCCCGACTAACGCGCTCACCTGAGCACGCAGCTCCTGAACCTCATCAGACCCAGACTGCTCTGGCACCTCAGAAGGTGATGCCGGAGTGGATCTCGTCGCACGTCGCGGTGGCATTTCNGGCTTGATACGATGAAGATGGATGGCtcttgatgatgatgaagcATTAGTatagatttgatttttttttgttttggtgcaCTTTGCATAGTTGtgtactattttgattttttttttgttttggtgcaCTTTGCATAGTTGTGTAAATTTAGTTTAGATGTTTGCTTAGGTGCTTGACTATGAACTGACTTGGTACTATTTTGACGTTTATGTTTGAttatgtttgatcttgataagtatacttgaatcttgattttcgttttaagaatgtttttgcaggaataattcaagacttcaagactccatgtctaagtcatagagtctgtattaAGGTTATGAAAATTGTAACTTtcgtttattggatcgatcatgcaggagattatcgtttggtgattgcgatgatcttctttttattgtttctgagtTGTATACGAGCAttatagtatattttgtcacgaaatcgccaaagggggagattgttaaggattttataggttggcgaatttcgtaatgttgaatggagtcttgaagagttgatcgcggaagtttttgaagaaaagattcaaattgaagaacaaatattcattcgtaaagttcggcatctaaggtatgaagaaaagatcatttgtcacgtcccgctatcgccaatttggtcgatccgggcctgtacacagacgccgaacagacagaacctcctctgcccgcccaaggctcaacaacaacgagtacatgtacaatgaaataaacaattcccaggataacatttcaacatacatggcttgcacgagggcaagcaacaaccacaagtgatagtaagctaactatactgaaaattcactgtaatttaaaactttcaaaccAAACTgtataactgaaacatttagttattcacatgctttataatacattcatttacatgtctctgtacatcaaaatagatgatacatgaactcaaaatggtaaCTGCTAAAACCctggtgtcagctagctaagctgcggggctcttgccacgatcctcggccacaccgctcgcactggaacctgtaaggttagtggtatgagaactactgaaagttctcagtgggttcgaccgccgaattcgccgactcacccactaggtctactcaggcatatgtaggtaagcaagtaaacagatagtaaccaactataacatgtaactactacaatgcctgtacaaagctgaaagaagcaatatatgaaaattgtaaatatgcatgcatgctttactgaatttacccaattaattggttaaccctttggttaacaataactcactgacactatcccaaatatcggggagacgcaagctacacccgacgggactgtcaactgggggagacgcacctcctggtccagtaaagatgactactccggagctcatcgttcaaggaggagcgacctaccttgaaccaaacgaatgtgagtatgatctgatcctcctttagaggattcaacaatAGACGATGTCACActtaactctaactagctctttatgctagtttcacaattccatttctcgatgctaaccaactCTCTaattagaatgtcaccaagtttactattattatagtccaagcattcatagggttctatgttcaCATTCTGTTGTTCATATATTCTCATGGTTAATAAGCATTTGCATAATCAATATCATTTACATAATAtcaataccctataatgcatgattacaatataaatatgctcaatgaattagcatagacataaaaggtgattcaaagatttcggatagcaccacccacctgtagggatGCCAACAAATTGGATCCAACATCTCGAACTGTCGTAACGACGAGCTCTCGCGACTCCGTGCAAATAGAACTAAAACGGCTTCTACCGTAATTTGTGCGCCGCAGACCTGTCGGAATGTCAATTTACACTTCCGAGCATGTTTAACTATCATTCATAAGAGAATAAAAGAGCTTAGACTAGAGTCACCTATACATTTTACTAAAACTTGCACTTCTACTTCAACTtgcatgtgtgtatatatatatatatatatatatatatatatacatttaggACTATTTTCATTAAGTTCATAGTATTCAGAAGTTTTAGTATTTTAAGAACCCCTGTTCCCTACTTCTTTACAACAAGAATCTCTTTAAACTATGAGTTACATCAATCCCTTTCAGATTTTGCTCTAATTAATTCTccatatgtacatgtatatatagtttTCGTTTCTTGTACAGCTTCAATGTTAATCTTAACTTCAATTATCAACAATAGAACCATTATCTTCATTATTCATATTCTATTAGCAATTCTATTGCTCATACTGCTGGTGGAGCAATCTTGGTAGTTTTTAAACAGGGAAAAGTCAACTTATTCCTAATTGCACCTCCACTAATACATAGTTCATAATTATCAAACTTATTTTGGGGGTTTAATTAGCTCAATAGCCATATTCCttcaaattagcctctttataAAGTAAGTAATTGATCCATAATCAGAAGTTGAGCAATTACTTTACCTCAAAGCAGCAACTTCAGCAATACTTAATTAAGGCACCAACATAGCAGCTCCAAACTTCCTTAATTAAGGCATCAACATCGCAGCTCCAATCTTCCTTAATTAAGGCATCAACATCGCANtcgcgtgaagccgaggattcggtggacgcttcgaggagttgaggcgttgacgctgcaaggagttgcggcaggatcggttggaggattcctatcgatcaaGGActggcgaagatcaccatcaataagaaatcggtaaattgagtcctgtatttttgtcaaaatcgcttgtactcaagttttcttaatggattttcttcgcgtgatcggtcccgtgggtttttcactccggtttggagttttcccacgttaaattctcggtgtgctattttattttccgctatttagctttatttgcatcgagatttttgagtttgccgtttttacacctattcacccccctctaggtgttacttaccttttagatcctcgggatccatatcttttaGAAAGTCGATgacacaggctcgaagcatatcctcgagagtctgtatagtgcgctcagattgcccgtcactctgggggtggaaagctgtactgaagtctaagcgcgtacccaaagcatcctgtaagctcctccaaaagttagatacaaatcgggggtctcgatttgatactatagaagtaggcacCCCGTgcagtcgcacaatctcatccaagtaaacCTGTgtgagtctctcaccagtccaagtagtgtggatagatatgaaatgtgccgatttcgttaacctatccacgatcacccaaatagcatcatgcccggcctacGAGCGGGGCAAACCCATCACAAAattcatggtgatcttctcccatttccacactgggATCTGTAAGCTCTGCAACTTTTCCGCGGGAACTCGATGCttagctttcacctgttggcaagttaaacatctagcaacaaactcaccaacgtccttttttcatcccgggccaccaataaagcgacttcaagtccttgtacatcttggtgcctcccggatgtatagcatagggtgcacggtgtgcttcttgaagaatttcttctctaagtgCCGATTCCGCCGATACATAGATCCGTctacggaaacgcatcaatccaacaccgtccacagaaaagtcaccggtgcaaccagtaatcatcttagctcgaatcctttgcaattccacatcggagacttgcttttctttaatcttttctACAAgtataggttgcaccaccaaagtcatcagtctcaaaggtgtatcagaagccaccacctccaactccaaccgcttcatctgctcgatcaacggtgATTGAGTGACCACAAGTATCGCTAAGTTTTCTGTCGATTTTCTatttagcgcatccgccaccacgttagccttgcccgggtgataaagtatagtcaagtcataatccttgagtagctccaaccatctgcgctgcctcaagttcagctccttctgagtgaataaatactttaagctcttgtgatccgtatacacttcacaccgctcgccataaagatagtggcgccatagcttcaaagcagagactacggccgccaactccaaatcgtgagtagggtagtttctttcataatccttcagttggcgagaagcatacgcgatcactttcccgtcctgcattaagacagcccaatccattaaaggaagcatcactataaatcacataccctgctccagcagttggcaaggttaggatcggggcggtcgtcaatctctgcttcaactcttggaagctcctttcgcacgcatcattccaaacaaacttgatgcctttatgcgtgagcctcgtgaggggagtggataactttgcaaatccctcaacaaatcgtcggtagtagccggctaAG
Above is a genomic segment from Ananas comosus cultivar F153 linkage group 15, ASM154086v1, whole genome shotgun sequence containing:
- the LOC109721567 gene encoding uncharacterized protein LOC109721567, which codes for MPPRRATRSTPASPSEVPEQSGSDEVQELRAQVSALVGAMQRQGEHIKSLQDLMSRQAMTAAPGSQDVPVSEALTFVPPVPPIVPPVVSGPSGSDVTALEAERARFIKVLEAFMRFNPPMFDGKEADLWVVETWLTAMEALFEDIYTLERDKVPLAAHCFEKDAQIWWQKAKKKRASNLSPLTWEEFREMLFMEYFPDSDKRKMKEDFRKLRQGNRSVREYERKFTHLVNCVPGMVHTDRDRADCFERGLRPDIFRTVNAPKLKTFEEVLDRALWVERGNAIARDERESFEREREREKEKKRTTSGAGGQSSSKRPSRYPRSQSRYPEMCDMRRKSSTDGLSTAGR